The genomic segment GTTTTCAGAAGAAATAAGCAGCAAAATATTTAGTCAATCTGGTTTTCAATTgaaatcctttaatttttaaaatagtgataataataaagtatattttataattatgtggtgaaaaaagcaaaacaaattcaTCAATAATGAAatgtacaatttaaaataaatacataaaaacatcagatatTTTAACagtattaataattattattgtgttttttaatttgttttttttcaggtgaTCTTTCATTATCGTACCAGCAAGAGTGATGGCACAGTGTTGGATGACTCCAGGACGATGGGGGGCCACAGCAAACCCATGGAGCTCATCCTGGGCAAGAAGTTCAAACTGGCTGTGTGGGAGCGAGTAGTCATCACCATGAGACCAGGCGAAGTCGCTGAATTTACCTGTGACACTAAGGTTGGAGGGATACAGCATACCAGATCTGCAGAGAGGCTGATCCAACTCTTATGCTaatatttatgtgtgtttgtCTTAAAATCTAGCATACTATGCTGTATCCGCTCGTATCCCAGTCGCTGAGAAATATAAGTGCTGGTAAGGACCCTCTGGAGGGCCAGAGGCACTGCTGTGGAATCGCTCAGATACATTCCCACCATTCTTTGGGGCACAAAGATCTGGATGAGCTGCAGGCTAGTCCACAACCACTTATCTTTACTATTGAACTGCTGGAGGTGAGTGGTCTGGACACTTCTCTTATTCTCTTTTTGTTATTGAATGttgcaaattgtttttattgtgattcTGTAAATTTAATACTGTTGTAGAGTTTTAGTTGTGAAGCTAAttcttctctctttctttcCTGTAGGTCCTACCTCCAGGATCATACCAGCTGGATATCTGGGCTATGACTGACAAGGAGAAGCTGGACCTTGTGCCTCAGATTCACGAGGAGGGCAACTTGCTTTATAAACAAGGAAAAATCAAAGAGGCCACAGAAAAGTATTATAATGGAATCGCCTGCCTTAAAAATTTACAAATGAAGGTTTGGAGAtagtctgtttatttttaagttccTGTTATTAcggatttttttaaccaacacatctaaacacatttttgcctGATCGTGTGCATCAGACATGGAtgtaaaatatgcttttatttttttagggtaatatTTCAAAGTAATGGCCTTTGTGTCTTTATTCAGGAACATCCTGGAGATGAGGCTTGGGTGAACCTGGACCAAATGATCACTCCACTGCTCCTCAATTACTGCCAGTGCCTGCTCCTCCAGAACCAGTACTATGAAGTGATTGAACACTGCTCCTCCTTGATCTTCAAATACGAGAGTAAGTCCTCATGTTGAGGAACAGACTTACCTCATGTTCATCCCAAAGCCTTATGGGAATACAAAGAGGCTGAGGTGATCT from the Oryzias melastigma strain HK-1 linkage group LG1, ASM292280v2, whole genome shotgun sequence genome contains:
- the LOC112157504 gene encoding AH receptor-interacting protein — protein: MEEEARKLHEEGIRKKLISPGKGELSSFPNGTKVIFHYRTSKSDGTVLDDSRTMGGHSKPMELILGKKFKLAVWERVVITMRPGEVAEFTCDTKHTMLYPLVSQSLRNISAGKDPLEGQRHCCGIAQIHSHHSLGHKDLDELQASPQPLIFTIELLEVLPPGSYQLDIWAMTDKEKLDLVPQIHEEGNLLYKQGKIKEATEKYYNGIACLKNLQMKEHPGDEAWVNLDQMITPLLLNYCQCLLLQNQYYEVIEHCSSLIFKYESNVKAYYKRAKAHAAVWNKAEARADFDKVLQLDPSLGPSVTKELRVLEERIRSKEKEEKGRYKGLFDFNTQPATATTG